TGTAAAGTTGGTTCGTCAATCCGTAAAATTGGTAATGCTTCTTGATGGTCAACTGGTGTCACAGTTTCACCAACATAGATATCTTCCATACCTGAAACAGCGATTAAATCGCCGGCCTTAGCTTCTTGGATTTCAACACGGTCTAAACCGATGAAACCAAAAATCTTCGTAACCCGGAAGTTCTTAGCAGAACCGTCAAGTTTAAGAACAGAAACTTGATCACCGATTTTGATTGTCCCACGAGAAACGCGGCCAATACCGATACGGCCAACATAGTCGTTATAATCTAACATCGCCACTTGGAATTGAAGTGGTTCGTCACTATTATCAACTGGGGCTGGGATTGTATCTAAGATTGTGTCAAAGATAGGCACCATTGTGTGAGCTTGTGTGTCTAAGTCTGATTCAAGACTTGATGTCCCGTTGATAGCACTTGCGTATACAACTGGGAACTCAAGTTGATCTTCGTCAGCACCAAGTTCGATGAATAATTCAAGCACTTCATCAACCACTTCTTCAGGACGTGAGCCTGGGCGGTCAATTTTGTTGATAACAACGATTGGTGTTAAATGTTGGTCTAAAGCTTTTTTCAAAACAAAACGTGTTTGTGGCATTGTACCTTCGAAAGCATCAACGACTAATAATACACCGTCAACCATCTTCATGATACGTTCAACTTCACCACCGAAATCGGCATGTCCTGGTGTATCCAAGATGTTGATTTGTTTGCCGTTGTATTTAACAGCAGTATTCTTTGAAAGAATTGTGATCCCACGTTCTTTTTCGATATCATTTGTATCCATTGCACGGTCAGAAATTTCTGCGTGACCATCCAATGTATCTGATTGTTTTAACATTTCGTTAACTAAGGTTGTTTTACCATGATCAACGTGGGCGATAATTGCGATATTGCGAATGTCTTCTCTTTTTTTCAAGTGTTTCAGCTTCCTCTCGCTAGTGACTTAACTAGTGTTGTTTGTCTCATGTATACAAGCTATTATTTTACCATAATAAATAGGGCTATGCTTCTTATATTAGCGATTTTTTGAAAATACGCAAGACTTTTTCATGAAAATCTAATTATTCGGCCGTTTTTGAATGGGCCATAATGGCGATAATTTCTTGCATCGCTTGCTTTGGTGCAATAATCATGCCTTCTTTGGCAACCATTGAAATTGGTTGACCATCGAAATTTAAAATCTGAAAACCAAGCGTCTCGGCTAGAATGCGGCCCGCAGCGATATCCCATGGTGCTAACTTGGAAATATAGGCTTGCGCATTTCCCCTTAATAGTTGCGCAAAAGTAATGCCAGCACTGCCATAAATACGGACACCTGAGCTTTGAACGAAAACTTGTTGTAATTGTCGTTCGTTGGTCACCAACATACGCGTATTAACGCAGATTAGCCCCTCTGATAGCGGTTGGTCCGTTGCTTTATCCAAGGCTTGTTCATTACGAAAAACGCCCAATTGTGGGCCACCCCAGAAAAGCTTGTCAGCCATGACATCGTAAATAATCCCGAATGAAGGCTGGCCATCTTCATAGACCCCAACCATAATCGCAAAATTTTCCTGTTGCTTAACAAAATTCATCGTGCCATCAATTGGATCAACAAAAAAGGTTAGGCCATTATGCCAATCTCCGGCGCCAACGTTGGCCCCTTCTTCTCCAACCAATTGCGCCGTTGGGTATTCTGCTTTAATTTGTTCTGCAAAAAAGGCTTGGTTAGCGCAATCGACATTAGTTACTAAATCATTACGACTTGATTTGGTCATAATATCTAACGGTTGCGTCATCTTTTTGCGTGTTTCAGCGGCTGCTTCAAGCACCCATTTCTGTAATGAACGACTTAATTGATATAGCGCCTCTTGTTCCATCTTTTTTCATCTACTTTCAATTATTAGTCGTCATCTTAATTTGTGC
This DNA window, taken from Latilactobacillus sakei, encodes the following:
- the typA gene encoding translational GTPase TypA is translated as MKKREDIRNIAIIAHVDHGKTTLVNEMLKQSDTLDGHAEISDRAMDTNDIEKERGITILSKNTAVKYNGKQINILDTPGHADFGGEVERIMKMVDGVLLVVDAFEGTMPQTRFVLKKALDQHLTPIVVINKIDRPGSRPEEVVDEVLELFIELGADEDQLEFPVVYASAINGTSSLESDLDTQAHTMVPIFDTILDTIPAPVDNSDEPLQFQVAMLDYNDYVGRIGIGRVSRGTIKIGDQVSVLKLDGSAKNFRVTKIFGFIGLDRVEIQEAKAGDLIAVSGMEDIYVGETVTPVDHQEALPILRIDEPTLQMTFAANDSPFVGREGDFVTGRKIEERLRHQLHTDVSLRVEDTDKAGAWIVSGRGELHLSILVEEMRREGFELQLSRPEVIYRDIDGVTCEPFEMVQIDTPDQYTGSVIDSMAQRKGEMQNMESDANNQTRMTFLAPSRGLIGYSTEFLTMTGGYGIMNHTFEKYMPVIKNWEPGRRNGALVSINAGSSTTYSLQSVEDRGQLFIGAGVDVYEGMIVGQNSRDTDIAVNVTKGKNLTNTRASGKDHSAAIKTPKEMSLEESIEFLNDDEYCEVTPTSVRLRKKILDTGMRTKADKKRKRG
- a CDS encoding myo-inositol-1-monophosphatase, producing the protein MEQEALYQLSRSLQKWVLEAAAETRKKMTQPLDIMTKSSRNDLVTNVDCANQAFFAEQIKAEYPTAQLVGEEGANVGAGDWHNGLTFFVDPIDGTMNFVKQQENFAIMVGVYEDGQPSFGIIYDVMADKLFWGGPQLGVFRNEQALDKATDQPLSEGLICVNTRMLVTNERQLQQVFVQSSGVRIYGSAGITFAQLLRGNAQAYISKLAPWDIAAGRILAETLGFQILNFDGQPISMVAKEGMIIAPKQAMQEIIAIMAHSKTAE